From one Bacteroides intestinalis DSM 17393 genomic stretch:
- a CDS encoding TonB-dependent receptor produces MRKHAMAACLLMATLSVCAQTHEKDSLRVINLQEVEVISTRATGTTPVAFTNVSKEQLKKQNFGQDLPYLLSMIPSAITTSDAGAGIGYTTLRIRGTDGTRINVTANGIPINDAESHTVFWVNLPDFASSVKDLQVQRGAGTSTNGAGAFGGSINMQTGDFSLKPYAEINASYGSFNTHKETVKVGTGLINEHWSFDVRLSNISSDGYIDRASVGLNSYYAQGGYYNDNTSVKLITFGGKERTYHAWNYASKDQMAVFGRRFNSCGYMYIGDKSGGIHQPEIDYDYGVKEADQLIKNGGTFHFYDDQTDNYVQKNYHLLVNHTFTPQWRLNAGLHYTTGDGYYQEYKIGRKLVEYGMKPYEVSGENVTKSDLVRKKAMDNWFGGGIFSVSYTNDRLNASLGGGLNRYDGDHFGKVLWVKNYLGQLNPDNDYYRNNATKNDGNIYLKANYELGGGVSAYADLQYRHITYKMHGRNDKWNDDTNALQTLHIEDKFDFFNPKAGLFWQINTNNRLYGSFSVAHKEPTRNNYTDGKLTEHPKAERLFDYELGYTFANSWLNLGANLYYMDYKNQLVLTGEKNEIGEAVAANVPDSYRMGIELMAGLKLNCGFQWDINATFSRNRVENFSETLYEWEDPTTEAWKIDRGNTPISFSPDFILNNRFSYTYRGFEASLQSQYVSKQYMTNAKRDDQILDAYFVSNLNLAYTFKLPRMKSVTVGCTIYNLFNETYENNGFAGSGYSLNDAGEKERYSYATYAAQAGTNVLGHISLSF; encoded by the coding sequence ATGAGAAAACATGCAATGGCGGCCTGCCTGTTGATGGCAACGCTGAGTGTCTGTGCGCAGACGCATGAGAAAGACAGCTTGCGGGTGATAAACCTGCAGGAAGTAGAAGTTATCTCTACCCGTGCCACGGGAACCACACCTGTGGCGTTTACCAATGTTAGTAAAGAACAACTTAAAAAACAGAATTTCGGGCAAGACCTGCCCTATTTATTAAGCATGATACCTTCTGCCATTACAACAAGTGATGCAGGAGCCGGTATCGGTTATACCACCTTGCGCATACGCGGCACAGATGGCACGCGAATCAATGTCACCGCCAACGGTATTCCTATCAATGATGCAGAAAGCCACACCGTATTCTGGGTAAACCTGCCTGATTTTGCCTCTTCCGTAAAAGACTTACAAGTGCAACGAGGCGCAGGTACTTCCACCAATGGTGCAGGTGCATTCGGTGGTAGTATCAATATGCAAACAGGAGATTTTTCATTGAAACCGTATGCCGAAATCAACGCATCTTACGGCTCATTCAATACTCACAAAGAGACAGTGAAAGTAGGTACCGGACTTATCAACGAACATTGGTCTTTTGACGTACGGTTATCCAATATCAGTTCGGATGGTTATATAGACCGGGCATCCGTTGGCTTAAATTCCTACTATGCTCAGGGTGGATATTATAATGACAACACATCGGTGAAACTGATCACTTTCGGCGGAAAAGAGCGTACTTATCATGCATGGAATTATGCCAGCAAAGATCAAATGGCAGTATTCGGACGCCGTTTCAATTCTTGCGGATACATGTATATTGGAGATAAAAGCGGAGGGATACATCAACCGGAGATTGATTACGATTATGGTGTCAAAGAAGCCGATCAACTGATCAAAAATGGTGGCACTTTCCACTTCTATGATGACCAGACAGATAACTATGTACAAAAGAACTATCACTTGTTAGTCAACCACACTTTTACTCCGCAATGGCGTCTGAATGCCGGCTTGCACTATACCACAGGAGATGGATATTATCAGGAATACAAGATTGGACGTAAATTGGTAGAATATGGCATGAAACCCTATGAAGTAAGTGGAGAAAACGTAACCAAAAGCGACCTTGTTCGTAAAAAAGCAATGGATAACTGGTTTGGTGGAGGAATCTTCTCCGTAAGTTATACCAATGACCGGCTGAACGCTTCACTGGGTGGCGGTCTGAATCGTTATGATGGCGACCATTTCGGTAAAGTACTGTGGGTGAAGAACTATCTGGGGCAACTGAATCCTGATAATGATTACTACCGCAACAACGCTACTAAAAATGATGGAAATATCTATCTGAAAGCCAACTATGAGTTAGGTGGTGGTGTCAGTGCATACGCCGATCTGCAATACCGTCACATCACCTACAAGATGCATGGCCGGAATGACAAATGGAACGATGATACGAACGCACTTCAAACCCTGCATATTGAAGATAAGTTCGACTTCTTCAACCCGAAAGCCGGTTTGTTCTGGCAGATCAATACTAACAACCGTCTATATGGTTCATTCAGTGTAGCCCATAAAGAACCTACGCGCAATAACTATACCGACGGAAAGTTAACCGAACATCCCAAAGCAGAACGCTTATTCGACTATGAACTGGGATATACCTTTGCCAACTCATGGTTAAATCTGGGCGCTAATCTCTATTACATGGATTATAAAAACCAACTGGTATTGACAGGCGAAAAGAATGAAATTGGCGAAGCTGTAGCAGCCAATGTACCCGACAGTTATCGCATGGGTATAGAACTCATGGCTGGATTGAAACTGAACTGTGGTTTCCAATGGGATATCAATGCCACCTTTAGCCGTAATCGTGTAGAGAACTTCTCCGAAACACTGTACGAATGGGAGGACCCTACTACCGAAGCCTGGAAAATAGATCGTGGCAATACTCCTATCTCTTTCTCACCGGACTTTATTCTGAACAATCGTTTCAGTTATACGTATAGAGGATTTGAAGCATCCCTGCAATCCCAATACGTCAGCAAGCAGTATATGACCAATGCTAAACGTGATGACCAAATATTGGATGCTTACTTCGTTAGCAATCTGAACCTGGCATATACCTTCAAACTGCCTCGCATGAAGTCAGTCACAGTGGGTTGTACGATATATAACCTGTTCAATGAAACATACGAAAATAATGGTTTCGCAGGTAGCGGATATTCCCTCAATGATGCAGGAGAAAAAGAACGTTACAGCTATGCAACCTATGCTGCACAAGCCGGAACCAATGTACTGGGACATATTTCTTTGAGTTTTTAA
- the pnuC gene encoding nicotinamide riboside transporter PnuC, translating to MEQTLEIIGTIVGLVYLWLEYRASIYLWIAGIIMPAIYIFVYYDAGLYADFGINIYYLGAAVYGWMMWKYGSFVRRKLHLRIKEGQQELPITRMPMKYYLPLGIIFAVTFVGIAWILIRFTNSNVPWLDSFTTALSIVGMWMLARKYVEQWWAWIVVDIVSAGLYVYKDLNFTAGLYALYTIIAIFGYLKWKRMMERVVE from the coding sequence ATGGAACAAACTCTCGAAATTATCGGAACCATCGTTGGTCTTGTCTACCTCTGGTTAGAATACCGGGCGAGTATCTATCTTTGGATAGCGGGCATCATCATGCCTGCTATCTACATTTTCGTCTATTACGATGCCGGACTGTATGCTGACTTCGGCATAAATATCTATTATCTGGGGGCGGCCGTCTACGGTTGGATGATGTGGAAATACGGTAGTTTTGTAAGACGAAAACTTCATCTACGTATCAAAGAAGGGCAGCAGGAACTTCCCATTACCCGTATGCCGATGAAATATTACCTGCCCCTCGGCATTATATTCGCCGTTACTTTTGTCGGCATTGCCTGGATACTCATTCGTTTCACCAACAGTAATGTACCCTGGCTTGATTCTTTCACCACTGCCCTCAGTATCGTAGGCATGTGGATGCTGGCACGAAAATATGTAGAACAGTGGTGGGCATGGATTGTGGTGGACATTGTCAGTGCAGGACTCTATGTTTACAAAGACCTCAATTTCACAGCAGGACTATATGCTCTTTATACAATAATCGCTATCTTTGGCTACCTCAAATGGAAGAGGATGATGGAAAGAGTGGTAGAGTGA
- a CDS encoding thiamine diphosphokinase, with the protein MKENNNKNSVELCVLCGEPEAVILANGDYPTHPIPLQILAYAPYIICCDGGANAYIDRGNVPDVIIGDGDSLSEENRRKYSHILHYISDQETNDQTKAVNFLLSQGKKNIAIVGATGKREDHTLGNISLLIDYMRTGAHVRMLTDYGIFIPCHDTCSFPSQPGQQISIINFGAHNLRGEGLVYPLSDFTNWWQGTLNESTETEFTIHAEGEYLVIMNYLSSPLPPQSTHSDISFR; encoded by the coding sequence ATGAAAGAAAATAATAATAAGAATTCAGTGGAACTTTGTGTTCTCTGTGGTGAACCGGAAGCAGTAATCTTAGCCAATGGTGATTATCCGACCCATCCTATACCTTTGCAGATACTGGCATACGCTCCTTATATCATTTGCTGTGATGGCGGTGCAAATGCTTATATAGATCGCGGCAACGTACCTGATGTTATTATCGGTGACGGAGATTCCCTGAGTGAAGAAAACCGCCGGAAATACAGTCATATTCTTCATTACATCTCCGACCAGGAAACCAACGACCAAACTAAAGCCGTAAACTTCCTTTTATCACAAGGTAAAAAAAACATCGCTATCGTAGGAGCCACAGGCAAACGGGAAGACCATACTTTAGGAAATATCAGCCTGCTCATTGATTATATGCGTACCGGAGCTCATGTCCGCATGCTGACCGATTATGGTATTTTCATTCCCTGCCATGACACCTGTTCTTTCCCCAGCCAACCAGGGCAACAGATTTCGATCATAAACTTTGGTGCCCATAACCTGCGAGGTGAAGGCTTGGTATACCCTCTCAGTGACTTCACTAACTGGTGGCAAGGTACACTGAACGAAAGCACGGAAACAGAATTCACCATTCACGCAGAAGGGGAATACTTGGTAATTATGAATTACCTTTCCTCTCCGCTACCTCCACAAAGTACACACTCAGACATATCATTCCGATAG
- a CDS encoding DMT family transporter produces the protein MKDKKLEANLSLVVSRIFAGLNMNALKFLLPVWIGALTGVTVRCTFAAIAFWVTGWFVKEAPITRRQRIGLLCLGAFGMYGFMFCYLLGISKTTPVSSAIFNSLQPIWVFLISVLFLHERATLMKIIGISLGFGGALLCILTQGSDDLAHDAFTGNMLCLLSSVFFAIYLILSKKLLEEIGLVTVMKYVFGGAALSGLVISTILGWDAPLFTDAAHGTWHWMPWMILAFILIFPTYLSYWLMPIGLKYLKTTVVAMYGYLILIVTTVVSYIVGQDRFTWEQGVAIGMICLSVYFVEVAERKGNS, from the coding sequence ATGAAAGATAAGAAACTGGAGGCCAATTTAAGTTTGGTAGTCTCGCGAATATTTGCGGGATTGAATATGAATGCCCTGAAATTCCTGCTGCCCGTGTGGATAGGTGCATTGACGGGTGTCACGGTGCGTTGTACTTTTGCTGCTATAGCGTTCTGGGTGACAGGCTGGTTTGTGAAAGAAGCACCTATCACACGGCGGCAGCGTATCGGGTTACTTTGTCTGGGAGCATTCGGCATGTATGGTTTTATGTTCTGCTATTTGCTGGGTATCAGTAAGACGACGCCTGTCAGTAGTGCCATATTCAATTCCCTGCAACCTATCTGGGTATTTCTTATCTCCGTTCTCTTTCTGCACGAGCGGGCTACACTGATGAAAATTATCGGTATTTCCCTCGGTTTCGGTGGTGCATTGCTGTGTATATTGACTCAAGGCAGCGATGACTTGGCACATGATGCCTTTACAGGTAATATGTTGTGCCTGCTCAGTTCGGTGTTCTTTGCCATTTATCTGATTCTGAGTAAGAAATTGCTGGAAGAGATCGGCTTGGTGACCGTAATGAAATATGTGTTTGGGGGCGCGGCGCTGTCCGGTCTGGTGATATCTACTATCTTGGGCTGGGACGCGCCGTTGTTCACCGACGCAGCACATGGAACCTGGCACTGGATGCCGTGGATGATTTTGGCGTTCATCCTTATTTTTCCTACTTACCTTAGTTATTGGTTGATGCCCATCGGATTGAAATATCTGAAGACAACCGTAGTGGCCATGTATGGCTATCTGATACTGATTGTGACGACCGTCGTTTCTTATATCGTGGGGCAAGACCGCTTTACCTGGGAACAGGGGGTGGCTATCGGAATGATATGTCTGAGTGTGTACTTTGTGGAGGTAGCGGAGAGGAAAGGTAATTCATAA
- a CDS encoding type II toxin-antitoxin system RelE/ParE family toxin: MAKQVIWSLVAKKQLKEAFQILKLKNGNNEVGEVLYVQLQNILHRISMNPFIGQTTEIENIRYIIPHPGYTLFYRHSLKKIEVVVLWDNRLKMGELKVIPKKE; this comes from the coding sequence ATGGCTAAGCAAGTAATATGGTCGCTCGTCGCCAAGAAACAGTTGAAGGAAGCATTCCAGATACTAAAACTAAAGAATGGGAATAATGAGGTTGGTGAAGTGCTCTATGTACAATTACAGAACATATTACACCGCATCAGCATGAATCCGTTCATCGGACAAACAACAGAAATAGAGAACATACGCTACATTATTCCTCACCCGGGATATACACTTTTCTATCGACATAGCCTCAAGAAGATAGAAGTTGTTGTACTATGGGACAACCGACTAAAGATGGGGGAACTGAAGGTAATCCCCAAAAAGGAATGA
- the thrC gene encoding threonine synthase: MKYYSTNKQAPDASLEEAVVKGLAADKGLFMPYSIKPLPQDFYDSIDTLSFQEIAYRVADAFFGEDVPAETLKQIVYDTLNFDVPLVKVTEDIYSLELFHGPTLAFKDVGGRFMARLLGYFIRKEGKKQVNVLVATSGDTGSAVANGFLGVEGIHVYVLYPKGKVSEIQEKQFTTLGQNITALEIDGTFDDCQALVKSAFMDKELNEHLQLTSANSINVARFLPQAFYYFYAYAQLKKLGKANDAVICVPSGNFGNITAGLFGKRMGLPVKRFIAANNRNDIFYQYLQTGVYTPRPSIATIANAMDVGDPSNFARVLDLYGGSHAAISAEISGTTYTNEQIAETMRETWKECHYLLDPHGACGFRALKEGLKPGETGVFLETAHPAKFLDTVEGIIGESVEMPAKLKAFMQGEKQSLSMTKEFADFKSYLLSL; the protein is encoded by the coding sequence ATGAAATATTATTCTACCAATAAACAAGCTCCCGATGCCAGCCTGGAAGAAGCCGTAGTGAAGGGACTTGCTGCCGACAAAGGACTTTTCATGCCATATAGCATTAAACCTTTGCCACAAGATTTTTATGATAGTATTGATACTCTTTCTTTTCAGGAGATTGCCTATCGCGTAGCCGATGCTTTCTTTGGGGAAGATGTACCTGCCGAAACATTGAAACAAATCGTTTACGATACATTGAATTTTGATGTTCCTTTGGTGAAGGTGACGGAAGATATTTATTCACTCGAACTTTTCCATGGCCCGACGCTTGCTTTCAAAGATGTGGGCGGACGTTTCATGGCCCGTCTTTTAGGATACTTCATCAGAAAAGAAGGTAAGAAACAAGTCAATGTGTTGGTTGCTACCTCTGGTGATACGGGAAGTGCGGTAGCTAATGGTTTCCTCGGTGTGGAGGGTATTCATGTATATGTGCTTTATCCTAAAGGGAAAGTCAGCGAAATACAGGAGAAACAATTTACGACTCTCGGACAGAATATCACAGCCCTTGAGATAGACGGTACATTCGATGATTGCCAGGCGTTGGTGAAGTCTGCTTTTATGGATAAGGAACTGAATGAGCATCTGCAACTTACCAGTGCCAATTCCATTAATGTAGCACGCTTCTTACCGCAGGCTTTCTATTACTTCTATGCTTATGCTCAACTGAAGAAGTTAGGCAAAGCGAATGATGCCGTTATCTGTGTTCCGAGCGGTAACTTTGGAAATATCACTGCCGGATTGTTTGGTAAACGTATGGGATTGCCTGTGAAGCGTTTCATTGCTGCCAACAACCGTAACGATATCTTCTATCAATATTTGCAAACCGGAGTTTATACTCCACGTCCTTCTATCGCTACCATTGCTAATGCTATGGATGTGGGCGATCCGAGTAACTTCGCGCGTGTGCTCGATCTTTATGGAGGCAGTCATGCGGCCATTTCTGCTGAAATCAGTGGTACTACTTATACTAATGAACAGATTGCTGAAACGATGCGTGAGACGTGGAAGGAATGTCATTACCTGCTTGATCCGCATGGTGCCTGTGGTTTCCGTGCTCTGAAAGAAGGATTGAAACCAGGTGAAACTGGCGTTTTCCTGGAGACGGCACATCCGGCAAAATTCCTCGATACCGTGGAAGGTATTATCGGCGAAAGCGTAGAGATGCCTGCAAAACTGAAAGCTTTTATGCAAGGTGAAAAGCAAAGTCTGTCAATGACCAAGGAATTTGCTGATTTTAAAAGTTATCTGTTGTCGCTATAA
- a CDS encoding cofactor-independent phosphoglycerate mutase: MKHIIILGDGMADWPVESLGGKTLMQYAKTPYMDKLASMGRTGRLKTVADGFHPGSEVANMSVLGYDLPKVYEGRGPLEAASIGVDLKPGEMAMRCNIICIEGDHIKNHSAGHITTEEADVLVKYLQEHLGNERVCFYTGVQYRHLLVIKGGDKRIDCTPPHDVPLKPFRPLLVKPMPGTENITVPEGSAELTPRQTADLINDLILRSQELLENHPLNQKRMAEGKDPANSIWPWSPGYRPKMERLSDKFPQVKRGAVISAVDLINGIGYYADLRRLTVEGATGLYDTNYENKVVAALEALKTDDFVYLHIEASDEAGHEGNVDLKLLTIENLDSRAVGPIYEAVKDWEEPVAIAVLPDHPTPCELRTHTNEPIPFFIWYPGIEPDSVQTFDEASVCEGCYGLMKEDEFINEFMSPTAK; encoded by the coding sequence ATGAAACATATAATCATATTAGGCGATGGAATGGCGGATTGGCCTGTGGAGTCATTGGGCGGTAAGACGCTGATGCAATATGCCAAGACGCCTTATATGGATAAACTGGCGAGCATGGGACGTACGGGACGGTTGAAAACTGTTGCCGATGGTTTCCATCCCGGTAGTGAGGTCGCGAATATGTCCGTTCTGGGCTATGACCTGCCGAAAGTTTATGAAGGACGAGGACCTCTGGAAGCTGCCAGCATCGGTGTAGATTTGAAACCGGGCGAGATGGCAATGCGTTGTAACATCATTTGCATTGAAGGCGATCATATTAAAAACCATTCTGCCGGACACATCACAACGGAAGAAGCCGATGTATTGGTGAAGTACTTGCAGGAACATCTGGGTAATGAGCGGGTGTGTTTCTATACAGGCGTGCAATATCGTCATTTATTGGTGATCAAAGGTGGAGATAAACGTATCGATTGTACGCCACCGCACGATGTGCCGTTGAAACCTTTCCGTCCGTTACTGGTGAAACCGATGCCGGGTACGGAGAATATAACAGTTCCCGAAGGCAGTGCAGAACTGACTCCGCGACAAACCGCTGATTTGATTAATGATCTTATCCTGCGTTCGCAGGAGCTTTTGGAAAATCATCCGTTGAATCAGAAGCGGATGGCGGAAGGGAAAGACCCGGCTAACAGTATTTGGCCTTGGAGTCCCGGATATCGTCCTAAGATGGAACGTTTGTCTGATAAGTTCCCACAAGTGAAACGGGGGGCAGTGATTTCTGCTGTAGATCTGATCAATGGTATCGGATATTATGCGGACTTGCGTCGCCTGACAGTGGAAGGTGCAACGGGCCTGTATGATACCAATTATGAAAATAAAGTGGTTGCCGCACTGGAAGCCTTGAAGACGGATGATTTCGTCTATCTACATATCGAGGCCAGCGATGAGGCCGGACATGAAGGGAATGTGGATTTAAAACTTCTGACGATCGAGAATCTGGATAGCCGTGCTGTAGGTCCTATATATGAAGCCGTGAAAGATTGGGAAGAACCGGTAGCTATTGCCGTATTGCCCGATCATCCTACTCCATGTGAGCTTCGCACACATACCAATGAACCGATCCCTTTCTTCATCTGGTATCCGGGTATCGAACCGGATAGTGTACAGACCTTTGATGAAGCGTCTGTTTGCGAAGGCTGTTACGGTTTGATGAAAGAAGACGAATTTATCAATGAATTTATGAGTCCCACCGCAAAGTAA
- the thrA gene encoding bifunctional aspartate kinase/homoserine dehydrogenase I → MKVIKFGGTSVGSANSILSVKRIVEAVEEPVIVVVSALGGITDKLINTSKMAAAGDAAYENEFREIVYRHVEMIKEVIPAGEGQVELQRQIGELLNELKDIFQGIYLIKDLSQKTSDTIVSYGERLSSIIVAELTGAKWFDSRKFIKTEKKHSKYVLDTELTNELIRETFSTLPKRALVPGFISTDKATGDVTNLGRGGSDYTASVIAAALDADQLEIWTDVDGFMTADPRVISTAYTINELSYVEATELCNFGAKVVYPPTIYPVCHKNIPILIKNTFNPEGKGTIIRQEVSDPRTKAIKGISSINDTSLITVQGLGMVGVIGVNYRIFKALAKNGISVFLVSQASSENSTSIGVRNADADLACEVLNEEFAKEIEMGEISPIQAEKNLATVAIVGENMKHTPGIAGKLFGTLGRNGINVIACAQGASETNISFVVDSKSLRKSLNVIHDSFFLSEYQVLNLFICGIGTVGGSLVEQIRCQQQKLMMENGLKLHIVGIADADRAMFSREGFDLTDFRAELAEKGKPSTLETLRDEIIGMNIFNSVFVDCTASAAVASLYKDLLLHNVSVVAANKIAASSEYENYRELKQIARQRGVKYLFETNVGAGLPIINTINDLIHSGDKILKIEAVLSGTLNYIFNKISADIPFSKTIKMAQEERYSEPDPRIDLSGKDVIRKLVILAREAGYRLEQSDVEKNLFVPDDFFEGSLDDFWKKVPSLDADFEARRKVLEAENKHWRFVAKLENGKASVGLQEVGVNHPFYGLEGSNNIILLTTERYKEYPMMIQGYGAGAGVTAAGVFADIMSIANV, encoded by the coding sequence ATGAAAGTAATAAAATTCGGCGGAACGTCCGTAGGTTCCGCGAACAGTATTTTGAGCGTAAAGAGAATTGTAGAAGCAGTAGAAGAACCGGTAATTGTGGTGGTTTCCGCACTGGGGGGCATCACAGACAAGCTGATAAACACGTCGAAAATGGCGGCTGCCGGTGATGCTGCTTACGAAAATGAGTTCCGCGAAATTGTTTACCGCCATGTGGAAATGATTAAAGAAGTGATTCCCGCAGGTGAGGGGCAAGTGGAACTGCAACGCCAGATTGGTGAACTGCTCAATGAACTGAAAGACATTTTTCAGGGTATTTATCTGATAAAGGATCTTTCACAAAAGACTTCCGATACGATTGTCAGCTATGGCGAGCGTTTATCGTCCATTATCGTTGCAGAGTTGACAGGAGCCAAATGGTTTGATTCACGCAAGTTTATCAAAACAGAAAAGAAGCACTCCAAGTATGTATTGGATACCGAGTTGACGAATGAACTGATTCGTGAAACATTCAGCACTTTGCCGAAGCGTGCGCTGGTACCGGGTTTTATCTCTACTGATAAGGCGACAGGAGATGTTACGAATCTGGGTCGTGGTGGTTCCGATTATACGGCTTCGGTTATTGCGGCCGCATTGGATGCCGACCAATTGGAAATCTGGACGGATGTGGATGGTTTCATGACTGCCGATCCGCGTGTGATTTCTACCGCTTATACCATTAACGAACTGAGTTATGTAGAGGCAACGGAGCTTTGTAACTTCGGTGCCAAGGTAGTATATCCGCCGACTATTTATCCGGTTTGCCACAAGAATATTCCTATTTTAATAAAGAATACATTCAATCCCGAAGGAAAAGGAACGATTATCAGACAGGAAGTATCTGATCCGCGTACGAAAGCGATTAAGGGTATTTCTTCTATCAATGATACCAGTCTGATTACTGTGCAGGGTCTGGGTATGGTAGGTGTGATTGGTGTGAACTATCGCATCTTTAAGGCACTGGCAAAGAATGGCATCAGTGTGTTCCTTGTATCTCAGGCATCTTCGGAGAACTCTACGTCTATCGGTGTGCGTAATGCGGATGCCGATCTGGCATGTGAAGTACTGAATGAAGAGTTTGCCAAAGAGATTGAAATGGGAGAGATCTCTCCTATACAGGCGGAGAAGAACCTGGCTACGGTAGCTATCGTAGGTGAAAATATGAAGCATACGCCGGGTATTGCCGGAAAGCTGTTCGGTACGTTGGGACGTAACGGTATCAATGTGATAGCTTGTGCTCAGGGTGCTTCGGAAACAAATATCTCATTTGTAGTGGATTCCAAATCATTGCGTAAATCATTGAATGTTATCCACGATTCATTCTTCCTGTCGGAATATCAGGTACTGAACCTCTTTATTTGCGGTATCGGTACGGTAGGCGGTAGCCTTGTGGAACAAATCCGTTGCCAACAGCAGAAGCTGATGATGGAGAATGGATTGAAGCTACATATTGTGGGTATCGCTGATGCCGACCGGGCTATGTTTAGCCGTGAAGGCTTCGATCTGACAGATTTTCGTGCAGAACTGGCAGAGAAGGGTAAACCGAGCACGCTGGAAACTTTGCGTGACGAGATTATCGGTATGAATATCTTCAACTCAGTATTTGTAGACTGTACGGCAAGTGCGGCAGTTGCTTCCTTGTACAAAGACTTGTTGTTACACAACGTTTCTGTAGTAGCTGCCAATAAAATTGCCGCTTCCTCGGAATATGAGAACTACCGTGAATTGAAACAGATTGCCCGTCAGCGTGGTGTGAAGTATCTCTTTGAAACGAATGTGGGTGCGGGACTTCCGATTATCAATACGATCAATGACCTTATCCATAGCGGTGACAAGATATTGAAGATTGAAGCTGTACTGAGTGGTACACTGAATTATATCTTTAATAAGATCAGTGCGGATATTCCTTTCAGCAAGACCATTAAGATGGCGCAGGAAGAACGTTACTCCGAACCGGACCCGCGTATCGACCTGAGTGGCAAGGACGTTATCCGTAAACTGGTGATCTTGGCACGTGAAGCCGGTTACAGACTGGAACAGTCGGATGTAGAAAAGAATTTGTTCGTGCCCGATGATTTCTTTGAAGGTTCACTGGATGATTTCTGGAAGAAAGTGCCGAGTCTGGATGCGGACTTTGAAGCCCGTCGCAAGGTACTGGAAGCTGAGAACAAGCACTGGCGTTTTGTTGCTAAACTAGAGAATGGCAAAGCATCAGTCGGCCTGCAGGAAGTGGGTGTAAATCATCCGTTCTATGGTCTGGAAGGTAGTAACAATATTATTCTGCTGACTACAGAACGTTATAAAGAATATCCGATGATGATACAAGGATACGGTGCCGGTGCCGGAGTGACGGCGGCAGGTGTATTTGCGGATATCATGAGTATTGCAAATGTTTAA